A section of the Sporanaerobacter acetigenes DSM 13106 genome encodes:
- a CDS encoding helix-turn-helix domain-containing protein has product MKDKDVNSRYLIIMHGIKTGNVSETCKLFGVSRTTYYKWYERYKECGVEGLKDKERAKPKMPNEISKEVENTILELVIQNPKDGPRRLSYDLNDIGIDISETGVYNALKRNGLNIAEERIKYSKKNNYSSSPKKIKKKLPNYKNIEKYYPGYVLQLGTSYIGKLNNIGKMYMISIVDCYSKFSAAKVYGNKSFENVKDLLETKLIPIMKSFHIDIENIITNGSREYTTNWENGEHKFDGLLEKYNTKHYIIPANHEDEPKCLQELNDTLHDEFYKEVLKDNRYNTIDELQGDLQLYMTYYNLEKKIDRGKNMGKSPLQGLIGEYNLNGPMPIWFFVNTSNFREG; this is encoded by the coding sequence ATGAAGGATAAGGATGTAAATAGTAGATATTTAATCATTATGCATGGCATAAAGACAGGAAATGTTTCAGAAACATGCAAATTGTTTGGTGTATCCAGAACTACATACTATAAATGGTACGAAAGATACAAAGAATGTGGTGTTGAGGGACTAAAGGACAAAGAGAGAGCTAAGCCCAAAATGCCCAATGAAATATCTAAAGAAGTAGAAAATACAATACTTGAATTGGTCATTCAAAATCCCAAGGATGGCCCTAGAAGGCTTTCCTATGATTTAAATGACATAGGAATAGATATAAGCGAGACAGGAGTATACAATGCCCTTAAAAGAAATGGCTTAAATATAGCAGAAGAAAGAATAAAATACTCAAAAAAGAACAACTATTCATCTAGTCCTAAAAAGATAAAGAAGAAACTGCCCAATTATAAAAATATTGAAAAATATTATCCAGGATATGTATTGCAACTTGGGACGAGCTATATTGGGAAACTTAACAATATAGGGAAGATGTATATGATATCTATTGTGGATTGTTATTCTAAATTTTCTGCAGCCAAAGTATATGGCAACAAATCTTTTGAAAACGTAAAAGATTTGCTAGAAACAAAACTCATACCAATAATGAAGAGTTTTCATATAGATATTGAAAATATAATTACAAATGGAAGTAGAGAATATACTACCAATTGGGAAAATGGTGAGCACAAATTTGATGGACTTTTAGAGAAATACAATACAAAACACTATATTATACCTGCCAATCATGAAGACGAACCCAAATGTCTCCAAGAATTAAACGATACACTTCACGATGAATTTTACAAAGAGGTACTTAAAGATAATAGGTACAATACCATAGATGAACTCCAAGGAGATTTACAATTATATATGACTTATTACAATTTAGAAAAGAAAATAGATAGAGGGAAAAATATGGGAAAAAGTCCTCTTCAAGGATTGATAGGAGAGTACAATTTAAATGGTCCCATGCCTATTTGGTTTTTCGTAAATACTAGCAATTTTAGGGAGGGTTAG
- a CDS encoding methyl-accepting chemotaxis protein, whose product MGKEKISRKKSISSVLLVSITALILVLCVALGSISFSTGRKNITQMTYSELTDDAQDSGKLADERIEKLISNLESSSRIKRIYDKEVPWEEKSMALKNEKSALELLDLAIVDLDGNLTSADGKTTNVSDREYFSLAKSGESTISDPVLSKTRGIMQIAIAVPIKNNNQIVGVLVGYEEAEHFYEILEDIKVGKTGHAMLFNKNGELLYHPDLKVMESGELNLSNAKNDSSLKEYSKLIEKATKGETGVGTYTYKGEKKLVAYAPMGENNWSIAVNVPETEMLSQLNSLKIATIIATIIATIIGILFSVLFSRSISKPLAAVANRAKNIADLDLSRDIDEKFLNRKDEIGDIANSFDIVIKNFRGFSREISDTSEQVAASSQELAATSEEAALASSHIAESANEIASSSDGQLNEVDKVATAMEKMSTQIDNISNQSIEMTELVDNVYNHTMDGKDKIDSAIVQMKHITDSTDLVKKSLMEVNESSKKMDAIINVIRAIAEQTNLLALNAAIEAARAGEAGKGFSVVAEEIRKLAEETSRSTEEIYNIIVENQQTIDEANENMDSSKEDVDKGVETVNIAKNSFEEISNVILDVSRAINNTINSITELGMGANELVEASNSVENLSKQVAGEIQTISASTEEQTASMEEITAASESLAKLAEGLQMLISQINL is encoded by the coding sequence GTGGGCAAAGAAAAAATTAGTCGTAAAAAAAGTATCAGTTCTGTCCTTTTAGTTTCTATCACAGCTTTAATCCTTGTACTCTGTGTAGCGCTAGGTTCTATATCTTTTAGTACGGGTAGAAAAAATATAACTCAAATGACCTACAGTGAGCTTACAGACGATGCACAGGATTCAGGAAAACTTGCTGATGAAAGAATAGAAAAACTTATTTCAAATTTAGAAAGTTCAAGCAGAATAAAAAGAATTTATGACAAAGAAGTACCTTGGGAAGAAAAATCCATGGCACTAAAAAATGAAAAAAGTGCATTAGAATTGCTTGATCTTGCAATAGTTGATTTAGATGGAAATTTAACTTCTGCTGATGGAAAGACAACAAATGTAAGTGACAGGGAGTATTTTTCTTTAGCAAAAAGTGGAGAATCCACCATTTCAGATCCCGTACTTAGCAAGACAAGAGGAATTATGCAAATAGCCATAGCTGTTCCAATTAAAAACAACAATCAAATTGTTGGAGTATTGGTTGGATATGAAGAAGCAGAACATTTTTATGAGATTCTTGAAGATATAAAGGTTGGAAAAACAGGTCATGCTATGCTTTTTAACAAAAATGGAGAACTTCTCTATCATCCAGATTTAAAAGTAATGGAAAGCGGAGAATTGAATCTTTCCAATGCCAAAAATGACAGCTCTCTAAAAGAATATAGCAAATTGATTGAAAAAGCCACAAAAGGTGAAACTGGAGTTGGAACATATACATATAAGGGTGAAAAAAAATTGGTAGCCTATGCTCCTATGGGAGAAAACAATTGGTCCATAGCTGTAAATGTTCCTGAAACTGAAATGCTTTCTCAGTTGAATTCCCTCAAAATAGCGACAATCATAGCCACTATAATTGCTACAATCATTGGAATATTGTTCTCTGTACTATTTAGTAGAAGTATATCAAAACCTTTAGCTGCAGTAGCAAATAGAGCTAAAAATATAGCAGATTTGGATTTGTCAAGAGATATAGATGAAAAGTTTTTAAATAGAAAAGATGAGATAGGTGATATTGCCAATTCTTTTGATATAGTCATCAAAAATTTCAGAGGATTTTCAAGAGAAATTTCTGATACTTCTGAACAGGTAGCTGCCTCATCACAAGAACTTGCTGCTACTTCAGAAGAAGCTGCTCTTGCTTCTTCACATATTGCTGAATCTGCCAATGAAATAGCTAGTAGTTCTGATGGACAATTGAATGAAGTAGACAAAGTAGCAACTGCAATGGAAAAAATGTCTACTCAAATAGACAATATTTCTAATCAATCTATCGAAATGACCGAACTAGTTGACAATGTCTATAATCACACTATGGATGGAAAGGATAAAATAGATAGTGCAATTGTCCAAATGAAACATATTACCGACAGTACAGATTTAGTTAAAAAATCCCTTATGGAAGTAAATGAAAGCTCTAAAAAGATGGATGCTATAATCAATGTAATTCGTGCTATAGCAGAACAAACCAATTTACTTGCTCTAAATGCTGCTATAGAAGCTGCTAGAGCTGGAGAAGCTGGAAAGGGATTTTCTGTAGTAGCCGAAGAGATAAGAAAGCTTGCTGAAGAAACTTCGAGATCTACTGAAGAAATATACAATATTATAGTAGAAAATCAACAGACAATTGATGAAGCCAATGAAAATATGGACTCAAGTAAGGAAGATGTGGATAAAGGTGTAGAAACAGTAAATATAGCTAAAAACTCTTTTGAAGAAATTTCAAATGTAATACTTGATGTGAGTAGAGCTATAAACAATACTATAAATTCTATAACTGAATTGGGAATGGGTGCCAACGAATTGGTAGAGGCTTCTAATTCCGTAGAAAATTTAAGTAAACAAGTTGCTGGAGAAATCCAAACTATATCTGCATCTACTGAAGAACAAACTGCATCTATGGAAGAAATAACTGCTGCAAGTGAATCCCTTGCAAAACTTGCAGAAGGGCTTCAGATGCTCATTTCACAGATAAATCTCTAA
- a CDS encoding pseudouridine-5'-phosphate glycosidase → MLENYMEINKEVKTAIEEKKPVVALESTIISHGMPYPKNVETALEVEKIIKCMGAIPATIAILDGKIKVGLSRDEIEYLGKAKDVYKVSRRDLPFIVAKGFSGATTVASTMIISKLAGIKVFVTGGIGGVHRGAEESFDISADLQELAHTDVAVVCAGAKSILDLGLTLEYLETFGVPVVGYKTDEFPAFFTRKSGYGVDYRVDSEMELAKAIKAKWDLGLMGGIVVANPIPEEYEMDKDVIDKAIEEALKEAEEKGIKGKKVTPFLLSSVKDKTGGDSLESNIELVYNNAKVGANLAIELSKL, encoded by the coding sequence ATGTTAGAAAATTATATGGAAATAAATAAAGAAGTAAAAACTGCTATAGAGGAGAAAAAGCCAGTGGTAGCACTGGAATCCACCATTATTTCTCATGGGATGCCTTATCCCAAAAATGTAGAGACAGCTCTAGAAGTAGAGAAGATCATTAAGTGTATGGGGGCAATACCAGCAACTATAGCTATACTTGATGGAAAGATAAAAGTAGGACTTTCCAGAGATGAAATAGAGTATTTGGGAAAGGCTAAAGATGTCTACAAAGTAAGCAGAAGAGATTTACCTTTTATAGTTGCAAAGGGTTTCAGTGGTGCTACAACTGTAGCTAGTACTATGATTATTTCAAAATTGGCTGGCATAAAGGTATTTGTCACAGGAGGAATAGGTGGAGTTCACAGAGGTGCAGAGGAGAGCTTTGATATTTCTGCTGACCTTCAAGAACTTGCTCACACTGATGTAGCAGTAGTTTGTGCAGGAGCTAAATCCATACTTGATTTAGGTCTTACTCTTGAGTATCTTGAGACTTTCGGCGTACCAGTTGTAGGATACAAGACTGATGAATTCCCAGCATTTTTTACAAGGAAAAGCGGATATGGTGTGGACTACAGAGTAGATAGTGAAATGGAATTGGCCAAAGCTATAAAGGCAAAATGGGATTTAGGACTAATGGGTGGAATAGTAGTAGCAAATCCAATTCCTGAAGAATATGAGATGGATAAGGATGTAATAGATAAGGCAATAGAAGAAGCCTTGAAAGAAGCAGAAGAAAAAGGTATAAAGGGCAAAAAAGTCACACCATTTTTATTGTCAAGTGTAAAGGACAAAACTGGTGGAGATAGCCTTGAGTCAAATATAGAATTGGTCTACAACAATGCCAAAGTAGGAGCAAATTTAGCCATAGAATTGTCAAAACTATAA
- a CDS encoding carbohydrate kinase, whose translation MTRREEEILELISKNPLISQKEIAEQLGITRSSVGVHIGNLMKKGYIIGKGYIVKRKPYIAVVGGANVDIIGLPYKSLIMEDSNPGNTTISLGGVGRNIGENLARLGIDTRLITVLGSDIYGKQIVEDGMKIGLDMSDSLIVQDKDTSTYLAILDENGDMKLALSSMDIFENLSVPFIESKRDIIENSRLCVVDTNIPEEVIRYMVENIEADYFLDTVSTTKAQKVKDIIGSFHTIKPNKIEAEILSGIEINSQDDLKRASYYLLEKGVKRVFISLGEKGIYYFDGKIERYVFPPKANIKNATGAGDAFLAGVAYSYFNDFSIEETLNFAIGASILTLEDENTINPNISPEKIKKRMEMEIC comes from the coding sequence ATGACTAGAAGAGAAGAAGAAATATTGGAGCTGATTTCTAAGAACCCACTTATCTCCCAAAAAGAAATAGCAGAACAACTAGGGATAACCCGTTCTTCTGTGGGAGTTCATATTGGGAATCTTATGAAAAAAGGCTATATCATTGGGAAAGGGTATATTGTGAAGAGAAAACCCTATATAGCCGTTGTAGGTGGAGCCAATGTGGATATAATAGGTCTTCCCTATAAAAGTCTCATCATGGAAGATTCCAATCCAGGCAACACTACTATTTCCCTGGGAGGTGTAGGTCGAAATATTGGAGAGAACTTGGCTAGACTTGGTATAGATACAAGACTTATAACTGTTCTTGGAAGCGATATCTATGGAAAACAAATAGTTGAAGACGGAATGAAAATAGGGTTGGATATGTCTGATTCTCTCATTGTTCAAGATAAAGATACTTCTACTTATCTTGCTATACTAGATGAAAATGGGGATATGAAATTGGCCCTTTCTTCTATGGACATATTTGAAAATCTTAGTGTTCCATTTATTGAGAGCAAAAGAGATATCATTGAAAATTCCAGACTCTGTGTAGTGGATACCAATATACCTGAAGAAGTGATTAGATATATGGTTGAAAATATTGAAGCTGATTATTTTTTAGATACTGTATCTACTACAAAGGCTCAAAAAGTTAAAGACATCATAGGAAGTTTTCACACCATAAAGCCCAACAAAATTGAAGCAGAAATACTTTCAGGAATTGAGATAAATTCACAAGATGATTTAAAAAGAGCTTCCTATTATCTTTTAGAAAAGGGTGTAAAGAGGGTTTTCATTTCCTTAGGAGAAAAGGGCATATATTATTTTGATGGGAAAATAGAAAGATATGTTTTCCCACCTAAGGCAAATATAAAAAATGCCACAGGAGCAGGAGATGCTTTTCTTGCAGGAGTTGCCTATTCATATTTCAATGATTTTTCCATTGAGGAAACTTTGAACTTTGCCATAGGTGCTTCCATTCTTACCTTGGAAGATGAAAACACTATAAATCCCAATATTTCACCTGAAAAAATCAAAAAAAGAATGGAGATGGAAATATGTTAG
- a CDS encoding FAD-dependent oxidoreductase produces MDKDERICIVGAGVSGLSTAYYLEQMGYTNVTVLEKQNRVGGKCHTINYKGKTYELGAMLGVYSNRNVLELMKEFGVEGLGPILYRGFFDPDGNQIAQIDVEEAKEFQNQFFRLPEILKDYNDIWEPGYRNIPDSFTVPFKQWCEENEIPLVMKVYSPPFNAFGYGYFEDTPAIYVLKLLNFKLLNYFIEIDHLITLVDGLEALWEKMGSSLNDLRLSTNILEIKRGEKVYVKTDLEELEFDKLIISCPLEKSLEFLDASETERELFSKIEYNDFYVFAYKLENIPRVCGYIPANFKKDRVGHLLVWYYRWQDMAENDLVTVYALGNKNLSPRDVKMRVEDDLKRLGVKVEGLYTYTKWEHFPHVSGEDIRNGYYDRLEGLQGGRNTYYVGEIMNHSIIEECICYCKYFVEKFF; encoded by the coding sequence ATGGATAAAGATGAAAGAATATGTATAGTTGGAGCTGGAGTTTCCGGCCTTAGCACTGCCTATTATTTAGAGCAAATGGGATATACAAATGTGACGGTACTGGAAAAGCAAAATAGAGTGGGAGGAAAATGCCATACTATAAACTATAAAGGAAAGACCTATGAATTGGGTGCCATGCTTGGAGTCTATTCCAATCGCAATGTACTTGAACTTATGAAAGAATTCGGAGTAGAAGGTCTTGGGCCAATACTATATAGAGGTTTCTTTGATCCAGATGGAAATCAGATAGCCCAAATAGATGTAGAAGAGGCAAAAGAATTCCAAAATCAGTTTTTCAGACTTCCAGAAATATTGAAAGATTACAATGATATTTGGGAACCTGGATATAGAAATATACCAGATTCATTTACAGTTCCTTTTAAGCAGTGGTGTGAAGAAAATGAGATACCTCTTGTAATGAAAGTATATAGTCCACCTTTTAATGCCTTTGGATATGGATATTTTGAAGATACTCCTGCTATATATGTATTGAAACTATTGAATTTCAAACTTTTGAACTATTTTATAGAAATAGATCATCTTATTACATTGGTAGATGGATTAGAAGCACTGTGGGAAAAGATGGGTTCATCTTTAAATGATTTGAGACTTTCTACAAATATATTGGAGATAAAAAGAGGAGAAAAAGTCTATGTAAAGACAGATTTAGAGGAATTGGAGTTTGACAAATTGATCATATCTTGTCCATTGGAAAAGTCCTTGGAATTTTTGGATGCCAGTGAAACAGAAAGAGAGTTGTTTTCAAAAATAGAATATAATGATTTTTATGTATTTGCCTACAAGCTTGAAAATATTCCAAGAGTTTGTGGATACATACCTGCAAATTTCAAAAAAGACAGAGTAGGTCATCTTCTTGTCTGGTATTATAGATGGCAAGATATGGCCGAAAATGATTTAGTCACAGTTTATGCCCTGGGAAATAAAAATCTTTCCCCAAGAGATGTAAAAATGAGAGTAGAAGATGACTTAAAGAGACTAGGAGTCAAAGTAGAAGGATTATATACTTATACTAAATGGGAACATTTTCCCCATGTAAGTGGAGAAGATATAAGAAATGGATATTATGATAGACTTGAAGGGCTCCAAGGGGGAAGAAATACTTATTATGTAGGAGAAATAATGAATCATTCTATCATAGAAGAGTGTATATGCTATTGCAAATACTTTGTAGAAAAATTCTTTTAA
- the hydG gene encoding [FeFe] hydrogenase H-cluster radical SAM maturase HydG has protein sequence MSRLEPSKWAEQVVKQDEIDKYLVKGKDFIDEEAIHEKLLNNKKPDKKFIRDIIQKSLSITRLEPDETAALLNVEDEELWEEMYEAANEVKHKVYDNRIVFFAPLYCSNLCVNSCIYCGFRKENPEEKRRILNMEEIRRETEAVIDEGHKRMIVVYGEHPLSDVDYMADSIKAVYSVKKKGKNGYGNIRRVNVNAAPMSIADLHKLWEVGIGTYQVFQETYNHELYKKLHPAGPKANYLWRLYSLHRALDAGIDDVAIGALFGLYDWRFEVMGLMYHTIDLERQFGGVGPHTISFPRMTPAIGSDFSTQSKYLVNDDDFKKLVTVLRLSVPYTGLIVTARERPEVRREAIKVGCTQMDASTKIDIGGYSEAPNMQRQDKQQFMLGDTRKLDDVIRELAQEGMITSFCTAGYRCGRTGDKIMCLLRNCTEGKFCKLNAVLTFREYLDDYASEETKIVGEQLILKEIEEIKSMPFYKQHNLIEKFDEYYERISDGERDVYL, from the coding sequence ATGTCAAGATTAGAGCCTAGTAAATGGGCAGAACAAGTAGTAAAGCAAGATGAGATTGACAAGTATTTAGTTAAGGGGAAAGATTTTATTGATGAAGAAGCAATCCATGAAAAACTACTTAACAATAAAAAACCAGATAAAAAATTTATAAGAGACATAATACAAAAATCTCTTTCAATAACTAGATTAGAGCCAGACGAGACAGCTGCATTATTAAATGTAGAGGATGAGGAATTGTGGGAGGAGATGTACGAAGCTGCAAATGAAGTGAAACATAAAGTATATGATAATAGAATTGTTTTTTTTGCACCATTATATTGTAGCAATCTTTGTGTTAATAGTTGTATATATTGTGGATTCAGAAAAGAAAATCCAGAGGAAAAACGAAGAATTTTAAACATGGAAGAGATAAGAAGAGAAACAGAAGCTGTTATTGACGAAGGACACAAGAGAATGATTGTAGTATATGGTGAACATCCACTTTCGGATGTCGATTATATGGCTGATTCAATTAAAGCAGTATATAGTGTTAAAAAGAAAGGTAAAAATGGATATGGCAATATTAGAAGAGTAAATGTAAATGCTGCACCAATGTCCATAGCAGATTTGCATAAATTGTGGGAAGTAGGAATTGGCACGTATCAAGTTTTCCAAGAAACATATAATCATGAACTATATAAGAAATTGCATCCAGCAGGGCCAAAAGCAAATTATTTGTGGAGATTGTATTCATTGCATAGAGCTTTAGATGCTGGAATTGATGATGTAGCAATAGGTGCATTGTTTGGGCTATATGATTGGCGCTTTGAAGTTATGGGATTAATGTATCATACTATTGATTTGGAAAGACAATTTGGTGGAGTTGGACCACATACTATCTCTTTTCCTAGAATGACTCCTGCCATTGGTTCGGATTTTAGTACTCAATCAAAATATTTAGTTAATGATGATGATTTTAAAAAACTAGTTACTGTATTGCGTCTATCGGTTCCTTATACTGGTTTGATTGTAACAGCTAGAGAAAGACCAGAAGTGAGAAGAGAGGCTATTAAAGTAGGATGTACTCAAATGGATGCATCGACTAAAATTGATATTGGTGGTTATAGTGAAGCACCCAATATGCAGAGACAGGATAAACAACAGTTTATGCTTGGAGATACAAGAAAATTGGATGATGTCATAAGGGAACTTGCACAAGAAGGCATGATTACTTCATTTTGTACGGCGGGATATAGATGTGGAAGAACTGGAGATAAAATAATGTGCTTATTAAGAAATTGTACTGAAGGAAAATTTTGCAAGTTAAATGCAGTGCTTACATTTAGAGAATATCTTGACGATTATGCTTCTGAAGAAACAAAGATAGTAGGAGAGCAGCTGATATTAAAAGAAATTGAAGAGATTAAATCTATGCCTTTTTATAAGCAACATAATTTGATAGAAAAATTTGATGAATATTATGAGAGGATTTCGGATGGAGAGAGAGATGTGTATTTATAA
- a CDS encoding SDR family NAD(P)-dependent oxidoreductase: MKEFKGKVAVVTGGANGIGHALAQEAAKREMKVVIADIDKEGLDRVESEFKGLNADFMTVYMDVTEYSDMEMLAKKTIDKYGQVDILFNNAGVSVMGAIWELPINDIDYIIHSNLYSVAYGLRVFIPIMEKQNTDCHIVNTASVAGLITSPGAPTYFMTKHGNIGLSEAVNYQLQEKGSKIKMSVFCPGFVQTDLHNCDKRRPEKFKIDWEDPYYQSESYKEGYIKNTHVITTGIPIDSIGMSVFQAIEDEQFYILTHPQYLPIIGMRVKNVLDMKNPDVNFFK; encoded by the coding sequence ATGAAGGAATTCAAAGGCAAAGTAGCTGTTGTGACTGGCGGAGCCAATGGTATAGGTCATGCATTGGCACAGGAAGCTGCAAAAAGAGAAATGAAAGTAGTTATAGCAGATATTGATAAAGAAGGTTTAGATAGAGTAGAAAGTGAATTTAAAGGCCTAAATGCAGATTTTATGACTGTATATATGGACGTAACTGAATATAGTGATATGGAAATGTTGGCTAAAAAGACTATAGACAAATATGGCCAAGTAGATATTTTATTTAACAATGCTGGAGTATCTGTCATGGGAGCTATTTGGGAATTGCCAATAAATGATATAGATTATATAATTCATTCAAATTTATACAGTGTAGCATATGGATTAAGGGTATTTATACCTATCATGGAAAAACAAAATACAGATTGTCATATAGTCAACACTGCAAGTGTGGCAGGACTTATTACTAGTCCAGGAGCACCAACATATTTTATGACTAAACATGGCAATATAGGACTTTCTGAAGCTGTAAATTATCAATTACAAGAAAAAGGCTCCAAGATAAAGATGTCAGTATTTTGTCCAGGATTTGTTCAAACAGATTTGCATAACTGTGATAAGAGAAGACCAGAAAAGTTCAAAATTGACTGGGAAGACCCATATTATCAAAGTGAATCCTATAAGGAAGGATATATAAAAAACACACATGTCATAACTACAGGAATACCAATTGATAGCATTGGAATGAGCGTATTCCAAGCTATAGAAGATGAACAATTCTATATTCTAACACATCCACAATACTTACCTATAATAGGAATGAGAGTTAAGAATGTATTAGATATGAAAAATCCAGATGTAAACTTCTTTAAATAA
- a CDS encoding FAD-dependent oxidoreductase, giving the protein MSKDLNQKICIVGGGPSGISAAWYLQEKGYKDVTVLERLDRLGGKCNSPVYDGKHYEMGAIMGVPNYDETIKLMKVAGVEADGPKLDRKFYSERTGEEIMGISKEEMPEVKAQVEKLGQLLATKYKGYTDPGYLNVHPDMTETFYDFCMMNEVPLCMKIWINPYTAYGYGYFNLVPAAYVFKYLDFETMMHFVKKELITWADGTQTVWEKLALKLNRHPRMCTKIDKVVRKDDKVYVYTNMGKEEYDTIIFTSPLQDLHLYADTTEEEEHLFSKIKYEDYKVLAATVENYPEISGYIPGNMFESRAGHVMVYYDRWVNNPEQIITFYVLGNPQEKVDEADCKRLILEDAKLFGMNIKDVVMYKSWRYFPHVNSDELKNGWYNKVEGMQGERNTYYAGEVMSFGNIEESVCYSKFVVDRFF; this is encoded by the coding sequence ATGAGTAAAGATTTAAATCAAAAGATTTGTATTGTTGGTGGAGGTCCATCTGGTATATCAGCTGCATGGTATCTTCAAGAAAAAGGCTATAAAGATGTAACTGTGCTTGAAAGATTGGATAGACTTGGAGGAAAATGTAACTCACCTGTATATGATGGCAAACATTACGAAATGGGAGCAATCATGGGTGTTCCAAATTATGATGAAACTATAAAACTGATGAAAGTAGCTGGAGTTGAAGCTGATGGTCCAAAACTAGACAGAAAGTTCTACAGCGAAAGAACTGGAGAAGAAATAATGGGAATCAGCAAAGAAGAAATGCCAGAAGTAAAAGCTCAAGTAGAAAAATTGGGTCAACTTCTTGCTACAAAATATAAAGGATATACAGATCCAGGTTATCTAAATGTACATCCAGATATGACAGAAACATTCTATGATTTCTGTATGATGAATGAAGTTCCACTATGTATGAAAATATGGATAAACCCATATACAGCTTATGGGTATGGATATTTCAATTTGGTTCCAGCAGCTTATGTATTTAAATATTTAGACTTTGAAACTATGATGCACTTTGTTAAGAAAGAACTTATTACTTGGGCAGATGGAACTCAAACTGTTTGGGAAAAACTTGCTCTTAAATTAAATAGACATCCTAGAATGTGCACAAAGATAGATAAAGTAGTTAGAAAAGATGACAAAGTTTATGTTTATACAAATATGGGCAAAGAAGAATATGATACTATCATATTTACATCACCACTACAAGACTTACATCTTTATGCAGATACTACTGAAGAAGAAGAGCATCTATTCTCAAAGATTAAATATGAAGACTACAAAGTATTGGCAGCTACAGTAGAAAATTATCCTGAAATTTCTGGATACATTCCAGGAAACATGTTTGAATCAAGAGCAGGCCATGTAATGGTTTATTATGACAGATGGGTAAATAATCCAGAGCAAATAATTACATTCTATGTTCTTGGAAATCCTCAAGAAAAAGTTGACGAAGCAGATTGTAAGAGACTTATTCTTGAAGATGCAAAATTGTTCGGAATGAACATAAAAGACGTTGTAATGTATAAATCATGGAGATATTTCCCACATGTAAATTCTGATGAATTGAAGAATGGTTGGTATAACAAAGTTGAAGGAATGCAAGGAGAAAGAAATACTTATTATGCAGGAGAAGTTATGAGCTTTGGAAATATAGAAGAATCTGTTTGCTATTCTAAATTCGTAGTTGACCGTTTCTTCTAA
- a CDS encoding PTS lactose/cellobiose transporter subunit IIA, with protein sequence MIDSEYEKMIVEIISSSGTARSHVFEALQEAKKYNFEKVDELLDMADSELNIAHRFQTDIIRQEIMGNNDSVSMLMVHAQDHLMTSMLARDLAEDIANLYREIYALKNNE encoded by the coding sequence ATGATTGACTCAGAGTATGAGAAAATGATTGTAGAAATAATATCTAGTTCTGGAACAGCTAGAAGTCATGTATTTGAAGCACTGCAGGAAGCAAAAAAGTACAATTTTGAAAAGGTAGATGAATTGTTAGATATGGCTGATAGTGAACTCAATATTGCCCATAGATTTCAGACAGATATTATACGCCAAGAAATAATGGGAAACAATGATTCTGTATCCATGCTTATGGTTCATGCTCAAGACCATCTCATGACATCTATGCTAGCTAGAGATTTAGCTGAAGATATAGCAAATCTTTATAGGGAAATATATGCTTTAAAAAATAATGAATAA